The following DNA comes from Solea solea chromosome 6, fSolSol10.1, whole genome shotgun sequence.
atgttctcTAACTCAGTGCAAACTCACAGACCCGCACTTAAGAACTAGTAATTTACAAAATTACACACTCAAATGCCTTTTTCCTTGTTCCAGTTTTGCTTCCATGATGTTTGGATGACAACCCTTCTGAGAAAGAACTTAAGTCCAAGAACATTTTAGACCCAGTGATGACGTCCACAAGACTGCTTCTCTTCTGATTGGCTAGAGGCCCCTCCCCTACAACGAAGCCACGGTAGCGATTCCATCATTGTGCTCCAGGTGGTGGTGCAGCTCTGCTTTACACACTGTGGCAGTGCTGCAGCGGAGAGACGCAACAACAGACGGCTCCTCGTCACCTGGAAGACAAACGGACATAGACTCAACAACCTGTTCTTTCCGTTTAAAGCCACAGTGCGTgacctttaaataaatagacaaacgTCTGTTGCATTCAAaagcagttcacacaatactgaAAAAGATAATCAGCACCGCatgactctctctctgagcATTTTGACTAGATAAACACTTCCAACAGAGGAcagaaagttacacactgctgctttaagTCACCTGTTTTTGCCTTTAATCAACAGTCATTttgggaaagaagaagaattttccACTTGCCATGAAAACGAAAATTTACCACAAAATATCAGGGTATAATGACGTCATTTAAAATCTTAAACAACATGTAGAGAGCATCAAGgttattataataaacaaaatctaACGAAATAATttaactaaaattgaaaaaaaacgtTTTCGTTAACTGAAATCTAAATATAAAcctagtttaaaaaaacaataactaactgaaactgttTATAGAACCAAgtgaaactaaataaaattgTTGGGAAAATGTGcgtctttgtaaattaatttcatacataattcttttgggttcatatgaagtgtattttttttttctaacactaaaactaattaagactaaagtaaataaaaaaaacaatactactACTTAACtcataaaaactagcaaacctgctctaaaaatgaattaaaactaactaattttgaaaacaaagagtCAAAacgaaaaaaactaaaactaaaactaacgaAATCCAAagctattataaccttggtgaGTATCTAAAACGTTGCGCGTGCCAACAGCCAGCCTTACCTAAGCCTGATGAAGACGATTCGCTGtcagccacagaggaggagtcAGCCTGGTCATGTGACAGACCCTCCATGAGGGGAATGGAAAGCTCTGATGAAGGGACAGATGAATCGTAGATGCCTGAATCACGAGGAGGAGGGTTCTCTAGAGGGGTGGGGCAGCTCTCCTCTGCATGGACAGAACAAACCCCATCAGTGAGGATGGAGggagcagtggaggaggaggaggacgactcGTCCGATGATACAACAGACACTCCAGAAGTAGAcctgaagaaaaggaaaaacagaagagCACTTAAGCCATATGAAATGCTGTCCTTCAGTCAGGGGATTTGCTGAAAACGTTTTATCGATCGAGTTTCCCTTGAGAAAAGGAAAACTTACTTTTAAAGACTCAAATatattccaaaaataaaagaaaacttaaCATTTAAGTGGTATTAGTCCTTGCATTACCTTGAAGTATGTCCCAGCAACGACATGGAGCAATGTGGCAAGACTGGGCTGGGACACAGACCAGGAATGGGACCAGGGCCAGGACTGGGACTGGGACTAGGCCTCGAGCCAGGGGCCAGTAGGAGCAGGTTCCTTCTTGGGAGTCCGTTCCCATCCTCCAGTGATGGTATCCTCACTGGCACTTCATTCAGCACCAATCCAGAGTCAACCCTCTGCTCAGGCTGCAGTGATGAGGAGCAGCTGGGAAGCTTTGGAGAGGGACTGGGAGCCGGGACAGTGGGTAGAGAAGAATGATTTGAAGGGATGCCAGAGGACGCTGAAGAACCTCCTGCAGGAGCCAGCTGCTTCTCGAACCAGTCAGGGTTCTGGCTGATGTGTTGGTGCATGTTGCAGATGGAAACGTAGAGCGAGCGTCCAGACTTACTCCTGAAGTAGTTTCTCCTGGAGATGTTGAGAGGCTGGTGCTCACGGTCAGCCAAACTGGACTGACCGGAGTGGAGTCGACTGAAGAGCTGAGGCAGGTGGTCCATCAACTTGAACCTAAACAAGCAACAGGAAGTGAACATCAATGCAACGGACATGATGACAAttgtatctatttatttatatattattgatgccagaaaacatattttcaaaTGTGCTGGTTTAATCTGAATCCTTTAAAAGGAACAAACcttaatttaaacataaataagtCAAAATAACTGAAACTCAAATTATTAGACTGaaatcatttacataaaatattTTATGTATAAGCCTGAATAATGTCAGAAATCTGTTGCTCCAACCTGAAAATTAAGAAGATACAACATTTATATCTGAGATCATCTCATTCAATTCTCCTctacttttttgatttttccaCTGCttcttattttaacatttacagtttttcatcgACTCTTGACACACATATTGCAGGCGCAGCAGTTATTGTAATGAAGGTGTTTGTTATTTACCTGGGAGCCAGACTCAACATGGTGGGGATGTCATTTTCTGTTGAATAGTCAAAGTAAACGCTCATGTAGCGGTTCAGCTCTGGGTCGCTGCCCCCTTCGCTCTGCTTCGCTAGCCGCAGCTTTTCAGCGATCATGGCCACACCCACTGTAAACAGGTCACCGCTAGATCCATTAGcagaagagctgctgctgctgctgctgttgctgcagcgACTGACTGGCGTCTTCCCTCTGCGACTCTTCCTCTCCACGTAGTAGCtgcaaaaggaaaacagaaccagtttaaaatacaacagaaacaaaacaatataaagaaataaacttAAACGGTTTAAGGCATATCAGCAGTCATcttgacagagacacagtggatAGTGTAGTGAAGGCAGTGCACTGTAGTACCGTAGGCCTTTGGAGCAGACGGTGATGATGAAGTCGGATTCATCCAGCTGTCTGCTCAGCCATGACATCTGACCCTCTTTGCAGATCTCCAGATGTTCCCACAGGTCCAGCACAACCTGAACAGACACGAATGGAGACTTGACAACCACACTTAACTCGAGACTAATAactttggacatttttttttcccaccacacATGCATTATCTGTTGATTTgtgtcatctgtctgtctcacctCACAGTTGCAGAAGTCCTGCAGAAAGTATGCAAAGCTCTGTATGACATTGGTGTGTTTAGGACAGTCCCTGCTGGAGTAACAAATGAAGACTCTGGGACGAGGCCATGGGCGTTCTGCGTTCAACGCTGCGCTTTGATTGGATGACTCACTGCTCTCCTCATCCAGCTGGCTATAGATGTTTTCtatccacagagaaaataaaaaatgacgaGAAGTGTGAGTATCAAATCTCAAATAATGGAACATCAGtcctgggtaaaaaaaaacccatgacATTAACGTACATTAAGCGACATCTTTAAGAGACTTAAAGTCAAAGAAATTCAATTTACTATTGTGTGAAAAAGCAAGAGAAAGAAATCCTCACAATAGATTTTACTGCAACCAGTAAAACTTTGCCATTACATTAAAACAGCCTCAATTaagtatttttattaataaaataaaaaaagaggtaCATTTCTTATTGGCCAACAGATCTACATTAAATAGTGCATGATAAGGTTTTCATCCATCCCTCGAAGTGTACAGAGATTCTTAGACCAGCGTCACTGCTCTCACCTTGTTGTTTCTTTCGACACATGACAGTGAAGAGAGTGGCGAAAGCAGACATGATGACCAGCGGCACTGTGATAGCCATGGCACGGATAGGCCCCGCCCACGGGGAGTGGACTGAAGGATGAATCAAATGCATCCAGCATGagtcaaaacaataaaagataaTTGAAATTGCAGTAtaacactgtgtatgtgtgtatcacCTTGGCTGACATGGTACTGGATCTGCCTCCGGGTTGTGTTACCGTCATCTCTCAACtaacacacagaagaaaaagagaaatcaagCTTTTTCGGATGTTTTTCTGTCTATAGTATAAAATAAGGGGGGAGAATTCAGTGAAAACCACTTTAATAAGCTCTAATTGTGATAAGCCAGCGatgtctgtgctgtgtttactCACCTCGACAGTGTATGTTCCTGGAGTGACGTCCTGCAGGATGCAAGTAGTTCTGGGCTGGTTCATGTCctacacacaataaaacttaTGATGAAGACAATAACAAACTCAGCTGAAAACGGTGCATCTTCATGAGAGGGGACTTCTTCTGAGTGTGATGTTGAGTCAACACGTCAAGACTACAATGATGCACCAGGAAAACACTGCTGTGAACATTTAACCATTGTAACACGTGGTAGGATTATTGAATGCATAAAGAAAACTATCTGAAGTTACACTTAGTTTTCATGCCTTAACTCTTAACGTgtttgacaacaaaaaaaagcagtgacaccaaaaacaaaaaaaaaaatgaaggggGTGACACCAAATCCTAATTCTGGCAGTTCCACATTTGAGACATCATACTACAAACAGAAATTTGGCCTTACTGGTTTGCAGCGCTGCAGTTTGAAAGGTCCGTCATGCCTCAGTTTGTAATAGAGGTAGTAGAAGCGAAAGCCAAAAGAGGGCGGAGCCTGATCAAACGCCACATGGAGGTTCGGACCCAGCTGGGATACGTTGAGGGTCTTTGGCTTCCAGACTACACAGATAAACAGAATTCGTAACTGAACCTCCACACGCCACAGGGACATGTAGTGTTTGTACTGATCTGATGTCAAATACTATTCATATGAATGAAGAACTATATAATATACAACTTAACAGACCCTTACAGTATGTAATGGCAtcctccacagagaaaatgtgtcAACTCATTGGCTAAAAATGAATATGTGAAAGCTCTGATTGTGTTGACAATAAAGAAGAACTTACATGGTTTGCAAACCAAGTTGTCTGATCCGAGGAGGACTTCACATGCTGTAATACACAAACACTTAATTAGTATTTTTAATTGCTTCATATACAAAATCAGGTTTGTCTTGACTTTGTTTAGCCCAGCTATTTCCATATTGTTTCTTTAATCTATTCACCCTCAAGCTAACTTAATGAACAAAAAGATCAAGGCAGACATTAagccaaaaataacaaaaggcAGATGTGATCTGATGGACCCTAATTATAACCCATAATTGATTTATACATcaattaattataaataataagtcTTGTATAGTTAAGGACAATACTGGACTCACAGTTGGTCCGGAGAAACGATGGAGGGAAGAAACTCTCGTTCATCAGAGTAGGGAAAGGAACAACACGGACCATGTAGTCGGTGTCAAAGGTCAAGCCACTGAATGGCTGACTGCTGAGCCTCTGTGTGAGAAAAGTGACAAGAAATCCTTAGACACCTATAGTAAACTAGAGAATGCACACAGTTGGGCGTAAGTCTCCAACAAGGCCGCTCTGTTTCCCACAACATTGTCATCAGGCAACTTTTGTCAGATTGGTTAATATTTAAAGTCTAGGAAGTTACATCTGTAGTGTGCAACATTCTAAtggaatctaatctaatgtaaactttctgtttctcagtatagcggtgTGTAGATCTCCTGATGCCCAGAGACATTCTTGTGCTGCATAGggaatgaagaaaatacagtgtagtaatgataataataatattaataacaataataataacaacaacaacaacaggcacAATGCTGCCCAGGTTGAAGGTTTCAAAAACCTATTGGCTATATTTACTCTCCACAGACAATGCATGTTAGTCAGGATCATTgtaatgtcattgttttcagGAGCAGTTTGAATTTCAACCTTCAAGCCGACACCAACAAACATATGTGGCCACTAAAAAGGTTTAGTGGCCACATATGTTTAAAAGACTtagatttacattttttctcAAGTCTGCCTCATAATAATGTTCAGATGTTTGTCAAAGGACTGTCTTTGTCCTGGCAGTTATTATGAAGGTTTAATACTAAACAGACAGTTTTAGTGAGGAAGGGACCTCCTCAGGAAGTGATTGATTACAGCAACACATACCTCTACTCACCATAtagtgtcaatgtgtgtgtgtgtgtgtgtgtgtgtggttttgtgagGTCAATGTGATGCTACATTAGTGACATCATACCGTGTTCTTGTAGGTGAAGTTGAGCTGCCGTGGATCTTTGAGGATGAGATGCTGACACTGTTTCCCCTCTGGATTCTTGTCTTCCAGATAAACTCTGAAGCCTTTAATATGTTCAATCCCTGCGGAGATAGAACGTTAGAATGTTCAGCTTCACCGTCCTCCAACAACCATCCACCTCACCTTCATTTATCTCGATCATTTATTATACCGTTACTCATCCTTCCTCTAATTACCAAACGACTCACAGAGCTAATTTTTTCCTTTCCGCGTTTTACTGTTTGTCTCTCACCTGCATGTGTTGCATATAGTCCCTcccctcttttctcctcctgtcctctgctTTCTTATATCCCTCTGCTCTCCTTGCTCCATTTACTGGTATTCTCAAtctttgtcatttcattttcctcttttctttaccACTCTCCTCACTTAATCTCCTCTTGTTGCTCCTCATCGTTCTTTCTCCATTTTCTCAACTTCTTTCTTTGTCCCGTGCCTTTCATGCTTATTTAATCTCTTCTTTGTCCCTCCTATGATTTGGTTATTTCTAATTTCCTATTTTCCATTCctgtatcttttattttttcctttacaccctctcccaacacactcacacgcgcgcacacacacacacacacacacacacacactcttttgtTTGGCTGTATCTCCTGCTGTCCACTATTTGTTTTCTCTACTCTTTGTCCTCCCACTGTGCTCTTTAAAGAAATGTGACTTGTAATTACAACTACACATTTGCATTCACAGGACATGTTTTTCCTATtaggagtggagagagagagagagagagagagagatgttaaGGAATCTGCCTCAAGACATAAAAACCTGTTCTgctgctctctcgctctctcgctctatAGTTGGCGACAAACACGGATGTTATTCCTTCTTTAAGCCACTGCAGGGTTTGTgttcagttttcatttttgttttgagtcATAAAGTCAATGGTTAAAGGCCGCAGTGAGTCACCACTTTGGtacaaaacacaaagagggtttgcaaacatttatttacatttacatttatcagACAAATCACCAAAGAAAAGCACTTCTAATTTAGTATGACACATGAAGGATGCTATAACAAATTTGATAAGAAACAGGTTCTCATTTGCTGTCCTACATactgatgttatttctgtttatgtGATGTTATGATGTTATGTTAACATTAACTAAAGCTTAAACAACCAAAGCTTCATTAACCATATCCATTTCACTGCATCTGTATGATTATTAGAGGTCGATGGATATAGGTTTTCCATTTCCCATTTCCAATATGTTTAGGATACATCTTTCAAAAGCAGTGCAGCAGATGTCTAATACATGATGCCTATATTTTTTGGCTGATAtgattgaccgtttttttaaatatattttcctccatctgataaaacatAACAGTTTAATCATAACAGATTACATACATTAAAAATGAGGTACAATAATACGCAAAACAACTTAACTTAAATAAATCCTACAccaaaatgacagagaaaagggactgcatgagtgagtgtgttgagattttctcttttctcttggTCTCACGTGTGAAAGaggtttttaaatctttttagtgagattctttttttctctgatgcTGTTTCACATGAAACATCGAACATTTCTGGACAGAAGATTTctgtcaaagaaaacaacaggagGCTTtgttacacactgtgtgtgtgtgtgagagagacagagagagagagagagagagagagagagagagagagagagagagagagagagagagagagagagagagagagagagagagggagagacacacacacacacacacacagaggttcaCCTTACACTGTGCACATACACCAACACACATTCCTTCACGGTCAAATCGTGGTATTGTAGTGCGAGATgtgatcctctctctctctggttgatcaaagagacacaaatgcacgcgcgcacacacacacacacacacacacacacacacacacacacacacacggctggcTAATCTTACagttttgaacattttgaagttttACTCTCCTGTTCTTCCTCCCTCACtgtccccctctcctctctgaagaATCTtatgaacagacagacaggtgaacaCAGAACGTTACCTAATGGACTTGCAGACCAGTGAACCACCACGGCGGCCTGATCCTCACAGGCCAGGTGAGTGAAGGAGACATTGGCAACTTCATGGATCACATGTTTCCCCAATGGATAGTTCAATGAACAGTCTGCAGGacaacacacaaggaaaaaaagagagaaattaaaGCTTTGAGTCCGTAATTTGTTACtggtcaatttttttttttttcatttatttgtcgAAAACCCTCTTCATGTCCACACTTTAGGAAGCTGTATTGGGAAAATCCAGCTTGGTGTGAGTCTAGAAGAGGTTGCAACAGCAGATTACACTGTAAGCGATACAATGCAGCCCCTCCAGACACACATCAAAAATGTAACTACTGAGACTAACTTAATAACTACTTAACTTATGAAACAATACTTTTATCACTAATCAAATGCAAATATAAATCTTTGACCTGTCATTCATAGCGTTAATTATCATAACtgtcactcattcagtcaccaTTGTTCTCTGCTCAATGTTGTTATCTTGTAAGAGACGGAAGACAGACGGCCTGAAGATGAAGagcaggaggatgaggatgaggaggaggagcacccAGCCATGAACCGAGAGGGATCTTGGAGAAAAGATGGACTTAGGAGGTGGAAAGGAAAGGGGGCGTGAGCTCAGACACGACTGACTGCTCCTCTTTCCTCTTGCCAGCCACCGTTTGTTGAAGGGGGCGGAAGTAAGGAAGAGAGGGAGTAAGATGGGACCAAGGAGAGGAGCATAAAAAAAGATGGAGGTGACTGAGAGAGGGTTAGGAGGGCATGGGATATGCAAGGTCATTGCTCAGCTTCTTCTCGCCTTGTCATCTTCTTCAAAGCGGGGTCATGTTCAGAGCTCAAGGAGAAGGTCACAGCTGatcgctcctcttcctccaccatAAAGCTCCTCTTTAGGATGTAAGGAGGAGGGAAAGGTCACAAATTGTTACTCCTATTCCTCCTTAATTCCCTTCTCTTTGTCCTCAGACCTTCTTATATTACAAAGTAGAAGAGGAAGAGTAGAGTAAAAGAGGAATATAAGGGGCAAAGGATAAGGTCACTGCTGGATGAAGAGCAGAACCTTAGTTTTTGCTTTCTGACGATAGCAAATAATATGAAATCAACATCATTTTATCTAATAGCCAACTGTTTTCTGAGACATACTCATGAGCCTcagcaaatgaataaaaatcctaaaaaaaattCTGAACACATGTTCTACAGAACTGCATTTGTTGGGAGGACTACTTTCAGGGGTGGATTGATACAGAGCTAACATGAATTTCCAGGTTCTGatccagaaataaaaacagagcccACTGCCATTTGTAACAACACCTGTGATTAAACATCCAGCATCAGAACTGACTTTTAATATTTGCTTTAGTCCCCCATTGTCCAACAGCTGGGGTTCACAGGAAAGGAAGCAGTGAGGTGTGTCGCAcacatccccacacacacacacacacacaatgagcagATTCTGATTGTCATGCTAAAACACCATCAAGCTTAACTTTGGCAAACTGTGAGGGCTTTCGACACGTTTATTCCATCAGTTCTTTAACAGGACGCATCATCGTTTCAGTCACGTGACCTTCTGACCTGTGACCTCCACGTTCTTAGTGACAAAATATGTATAACGGTcagattaaatgaaaataaattacttTTGTAGGAAAAGGGGGAGCTGTGGCTGAACGCTTACTTTACTGTGAGACTGTGAGTCTGCTAACACTGAGAAGCAGTGATAAAATGAAGTATTAAAAGGGAGCAACTTGACATTTTGAgccatttttttcatttccttgacaagacaaacaaactcTCCCTCATGTCTGCATGAATAAATAAGGTTTAGTTCAACACAAAgactagatttttttttacatttctttatattattattctcaaagaaaacaaaatgcctGAAGACTCTTGAAAAGACGTATGTAATCGACTCAGTCTTCAAGAAGTTGTAACGGACATATCTGACATTCatagacaaaacaaataaattgaaaatacACTAACAAAGAAATCTGAACGAGCTTCTCGCTCATGGTCACGGACAAAGGCAGGAGGGAGGCAGGGATTGGCCACGGCTCAAGAACTTGAATTTACAGAGAAAGAacaatgaaaagaaagacaggCAGAGGAagacggtggaggaggaggagggtcatGGGGTTAGAGATACGGGGCAACAAGGCGTGTGGGGacataaaggaaaataaaaatcgGTCCgattttgtgactgatttttaCCTCTCAAGAAAACCTCAACTTTCAGTGGCACGCGAATAtcttcaaaaaagtcagcgaGCAAACTGTTAAGATATAAATGTGGGCAGACTGGCATCACAATGCCTGTACTCAAGAGATACATCAATGATTTCCAGTTTTCCTGTGATGATTGGAATAGGAACCACCATCTGAGCACCGATGAGGACGACGTGGTTCAAACACCTGCAGATCCAAGGTAACACACAGAGATACGCGGATACTCACTGTCAGCTCTGAGGGTGACGGGAAACCTGCTACTGCCATCTGCACCAGACTGcacctgaaggagaagacatGAGAAAGATACATCATTAATTATTATACGGAAACTTTTTGAGCGGCCTTTCGTCATGACTCTGTGACCACCGTGGTAAGCAGCTTAGCTCGGGGTACAATAGTTTCACCGATTTAATTTAGTGCGGCTACTTTACGAACCATTTCATTATCAAATAATCTGCTGCTTATTTTCTCATTCAACTTTGTCTATAAAACACGAGTGAGTATTTCTAATCACCAGTTACATGGTGATGACATTGCCACAAGCATAGTGGCTAAAACACGATGGGTCGAGTTAGAAGTGCTGACCAGGTGGCTTCTTGTCCAAAGATTTTGTCCCTCACTTACAGGTCCTGcacaaagcaaagcaaataacttttctttttgcagcAGAGATGGACAATCCAATCACACCAGCTCTCCCCAG
Coding sequences within:
- the il17rd gene encoding interleukin-17 receptor D gives rise to the protein MAAPRSFFISLSGLFLVLSSSCGSPTSGSKRSNQERCGFKVQSGADGSSRFPVTLRADNCSLNYPLGKHVIHEVANVSFTHLACEDQAAVVVHWSASPLGIEHIKGFRVYLEDKNPEGKQCQHLILKDPRQLNFTYKNTRLSSQPFSGLTFDTDYMVRVVPFPTLMNESFFPPSFLRTNSCEVLLGSDNLVCKPFWKPKTLNVSQLGPNLHVAFDQAPPSFGFRFYYLYYKLRHDGPFKLQRCKPDMNQPRTTCILQDVTPGTYTVELRDDGNTTRRQIQYHVSQVHSPWAGPIRAMAITVPLVIMSAFATLFTVMCRKKQQENIYSQLDEESSESSNQSAALNAERPWPRPRVFICYSSRDCPKHTNVIQSFAYFLQDFCNCEVVLDLWEHLEICKEGQMSWLSRQLDESDFIITVCSKGLRYYVERKSRRGKTPVSRCSNSSSSSSSSANGSSGDLFTVGVAMIAEKLRLAKQSEGGSDPELNRYMSVYFDYSTENDIPTMLSLAPRFKLMDHLPQLFSRLHSGQSSLADREHQPLNISRRNYFRSKSGRSLYVSICNMHQHISQNPDWFEKQLAPAGGSSASSGIPSNHSSLPTVPAPSPSPKLPSCSSSLQPEQRVDSGLVLNEVPVRIPSLEDGNGLPRRNLLLLAPGSRPSPSPSPGPGPIPGLCPSPVLPHCSMSLLGHTSRSTSGVSVVSSDESSSSSSTAPSILTDGVCSVHAEESCPTPLENPPPRDSGIYDSSVPSSELSIPLMEGLSHDQADSSSVADSESSSSGLGDEEPSVVASLRCSTATVCKAELHHHLEHNDGIATVASL